A region from the Cydia fagiglandana chromosome 23, ilCydFagi1.1, whole genome shotgun sequence genome encodes:
- the LOC134675903 gene encoding uncharacterized protein LOC134675903 has product MSENKHNMSSTQKKGLADIMASRTELRSGKFTSSFTHKKAQKEWEEITTILNAMPGATKTWQQWRKSWQDLLSKTKSKKGAINKDLHRTGGGRPLQALTEVETNIASLIDPRTISGHRDSQESEVTFDFDAHMISHMEAESEEEVTTVVQIVSDDDADAALPKPKEKVKQKKINLRTLMQQKLDLKKQAVEAEINFYREFLDNMRNQTAALEQIALSVRGRERSNLL; this is encoded by the exons ATGTctgaaaataaacataacatGTCGAGTACCCAAAAAAAAGGCCTAGCCGATATCATGGCTTCGAGAACAGAGCTGAGATCAGGCAAGTTTACCTCCAGCTTCACACACAAAAAAGCACAAAAAGAATGGGAGGAGATAACAACTATATTAAACGCCATGCCAGGTGCTACTAAGACCTGGCAGCAATGGAGGAAG TCATGGCAAGATCTGTTGAGCAAAACCAAATCTAAAAAAGGTGCCATTAACAAGGACCTACACAGAACGGGAGGAGGCCGGCCTCTGCAAGCTCTAACAGAGGTGGAAACGAACATTGCTTCCCTTATCGACCCAAGAACTATTTCGGGCCACCGAGACTCACAAGAGTCAGAAGTCACCTTCGACT ttgatGCACATATGATAAGTCATATGGAGGCAGAGTCAGAGGAAGAGGTGACTACGGTGGTACAAATTG TTTCAGATGATGATGCTGATGCTGCACTGCCCAAACCGAAAGAAAAggtcaaacaaaaaaaaataaacctaagaaCTTTGATGCAACAAAAAttggatttaaaaaaacaggcaGTTGAAGCTGAGATTAATTTTTACAGGGAGTTCCTTGACAATATGAGAAACCAAACTGCTGCACTGGAGCAGATTGCTTTATCTGTAAGAGGAAGAGAGCGAAGCAATCTGCTCTAG